In Streptomyces sp. NBC_01707, a genomic segment contains:
- a CDS encoding S28 family serine protease — protein MRKALRGLLSLAVLIGTVTATGASVGAATAAEPAALDSAQAAAGSDSGTSTDIKDRILAIPGMSLIEEKPYAGYRYFVLNYTQPIDHRHPSKGTFQQRITLLHKDTSRPTVFYTSGYNVSTNPSRSEPTRIIDGNQVSLEYRFFTPSRPEPADWSKLDIWQAASDQHRVFTALKRIYSKNWLTTGGSKGGMTATYFERFYPKDMDGVVAYVAPNDVVNKEDSAYDRFFRNVGTEECRDRLNGVQREALIRREPLEKKYKEYADENGYTFNTVGSLDKAYEAVVMDYVWAFWQYSLLADCDSIPADAKSAPDQAIWDSVDGISGFSAYADQGLNTYTPYYYQAGTQLGSPDIKQPWLGNLSRYGYQPPRNFVPRSIPMKFQPSVMRDVDSWVKHHANHMLYVYGENDPWGAERFRLGAGARDSYVYTVAGGNHGSNVAGLAADEKANATAAILRWAGVTPAAVQSDPAKAKPLAPYDARLDKKDVTSERRQGPALRP, from the coding sequence ATGCGCAAGGCGCTCAGAGGTCTTCTGTCGCTGGCGGTGCTCATAGGCACCGTGACCGCGACGGGTGCCTCGGTCGGTGCGGCCACCGCCGCTGAACCGGCCGCGTTGGATTCCGCCCAGGCCGCCGCGGGCAGTGACAGCGGTACGAGCACGGACATCAAGGACCGCATCCTGGCCATCCCGGGGATGAGTCTGATCGAGGAGAAGCCGTACGCGGGCTATCGCTACTTCGTCCTCAACTACACCCAGCCGATCGACCACCGGCACCCGTCGAAGGGCACGTTCCAGCAGCGGATCACCCTGCTGCACAAGGACACGTCGCGCCCGACGGTCTTCTACACCAGCGGCTACAACGTCTCCACGAACCCCAGTCGCTCCGAGCCGACCCGGATCATCGACGGCAACCAGGTCTCGCTGGAGTACCGCTTCTTCACCCCGTCCCGCCCGGAACCCGCCGACTGGTCGAAGCTCGACATCTGGCAGGCCGCCAGCGACCAGCACCGCGTCTTCACCGCGCTGAAGCGGATCTACTCCAAGAACTGGCTGACCACCGGCGGCTCGAAGGGCGGCATGACCGCCACGTACTTCGAGCGCTTCTACCCCAAGGACATGGACGGCGTAGTCGCGTACGTCGCGCCGAACGACGTGGTCAACAAGGAGGACTCGGCGTACGACCGGTTCTTCCGGAACGTCGGCACCGAGGAGTGCCGCGACCGGCTGAACGGTGTGCAGCGCGAGGCGCTGATTCGCCGCGAACCGCTGGAGAAGAAGTACAAGGAGTACGCCGACGAGAACGGCTACACCTTCAACACCGTCGGCTCGCTCGACAAGGCGTACGAAGCCGTCGTCATGGACTACGTCTGGGCGTTCTGGCAGTACAGCCTGCTCGCCGACTGCGATTCCATCCCGGCCGACGCCAAGTCCGCACCCGACCAGGCGATCTGGGACTCGGTCGACGGCATCTCCGGCTTCTCCGCCTATGCGGACCAGGGCCTGAACACATACACGCCGTACTACTACCAGGCGGGCACCCAGCTCGGCTCGCCGGACATCAAGCAGCCCTGGCTCGGCAACCTCAGCCGGTACGGGTACCAGCCTCCGCGCAACTTCGTCCCGCGCTCCATCCCGATGAAGTTCCAGCCGTCGGTGATGCGTGACGTCGACAGCTGGGTCAAGCACCACGCCAACCACATGCTGTACGTGTACGGCGAGAACGACCCGTGGGGCGCGGAGCGCTTCCGCCTCGGCGCGGGTGCCCGTGACAGCTACGTCTACACGGTGGCGGGCGGCAACCACGGCTCCAATGTGGCCGGTCTCGCCGCCGACGAGAAGGCGAACGCCACCGCGGCCATTCTGCGCTGGGCCGGCGTCACCCCGGCCGCAGTGCAGTCGGACCCGGCGAAGGCGAAGCCGCTCGCTCCGTACGACGCGCGCCTCGACAAGAAGGACGTGACGAGCGAGCGCAGGCAGGGCCCCGCGCTGCGGCCGTAA
- a CDS encoding glycoside hydrolase family 3 protein: protein MHHRTSRRTLLTATAATVAAAATGAVSTPGAAAASASSTTKRLKQLISRMSLEEKVGQLFVMRVYGHSATEPDQADIDANLTEIGVRTAAELIAKYHVGGIIYFAWAHNTRDPHQIADLSNGIQRAGLAGRTPLPLLISTDQEHGIVCRVGEPATLMPGAMALGAGGSSSDARRAGKIAGTELAAIGINQNYAPDADVNINPANPVIGVRSFGADPQAVAAMVAAQVKGYQVAGIASTAKHFPGHGDTNTDSHTGLPYIHHTREQWAELDSPPFRAAIAAGIDAIMTAHIVVPALDPAEDPATLSRPILTGILREELGYDGVVVTDSLGMEGVRTKYGDERVPVLALQAGVDQLLNPPDLDVSWNALLAAVKSGEISEARIEESILRILRLKMKLGLFDDPFVTHRGVDRAVGTRAHLAAADRIAEHTTTLLTNDGALLPLSRRSHRNLLVVGADPASPSGTTGPPTTTLATAFGELGYAATALSTGTAPTQAKIAEAVAAAQGKDAVIVGTYNVSATSSQRTLVGALVATGVPVITLAIRNPYDIAQLPAHAASLAAYSWTDVELRAAARVIAGRADPQGRLPVPVQRANDPTQVLYPVGYGLTY, encoded by the coding sequence GTGCACCACCGCACCTCCAGACGCACCCTCCTCACCGCCACCGCCGCGACTGTCGCAGCGGCCGCGACCGGCGCGGTCTCCACCCCCGGAGCCGCCGCAGCCTCCGCCTCCTCCACCACCAAGCGCCTCAAGCAGCTCATCTCCCGGATGAGCCTGGAGGAGAAGGTCGGCCAGCTCTTCGTGATGCGGGTCTACGGGCACTCCGCCACCGAACCCGACCAGGCCGACATCGACGCCAACCTGACCGAGATCGGGGTCCGTACCGCCGCCGAGTTGATCGCCAAGTACCACGTCGGCGGCATCATCTACTTCGCCTGGGCGCACAACACCCGTGACCCGCACCAGATCGCCGACCTCTCCAACGGCATCCAGCGCGCCGGTCTCGCCGGCCGCACCCCTCTGCCCCTTCTCATCTCCACCGACCAGGAGCACGGCATCGTCTGCCGCGTCGGCGAGCCCGCCACACTGATGCCGGGCGCGATGGCGCTGGGTGCGGGGGGTTCGTCCTCCGACGCCCGCCGGGCCGGGAAGATCGCGGGCACCGAGCTGGCCGCGATCGGCATCAACCAGAACTACGCCCCGGACGCCGATGTCAACATCAACCCGGCCAACCCGGTCATCGGCGTACGCTCCTTCGGCGCCGACCCGCAGGCCGTGGCCGCGATGGTCGCCGCCCAGGTGAAGGGGTATCAGGTCGCCGGGATCGCCTCGACGGCCAAACACTTCCCCGGCCACGGTGACACGAACACCGACAGCCACACCGGTCTGCCGTACATCCACCACACCCGCGAGCAGTGGGCCGAGCTGGACTCCCCGCCGTTCCGGGCCGCGATCGCCGCCGGCATCGACGCGATCATGACCGCCCACATCGTCGTCCCCGCTCTCGACCCGGCCGAGGACCCGGCCACGCTGTCCCGGCCGATCCTCACCGGCATCCTGCGCGAGGAGCTCGGTTACGACGGTGTCGTGGTCACGGACTCGCTCGGCATGGAGGGCGTGCGGACGAAGTACGGCGACGAGCGCGTGCCCGTCCTGGCCCTGCAGGCGGGCGTGGACCAGCTGCTGAACCCGCCGGACCTCGATGTCTCCTGGAACGCGCTCCTCGCGGCGGTGAAGAGCGGCGAGATCAGCGAGGCCAGGATCGAGGAATCGATCCTGCGCATCCTGCGGCTGAAGATGAAGCTGGGGCTGTTCGACGACCCGTTCGTCACCCACCGCGGCGTGGACCGTGCCGTCGGTACCCGGGCGCACCTCGCCGCCGCCGACCGGATCGCCGAGCACACCACCACCCTGCTCACCAACGACGGTGCGCTGCTGCCGCTGTCCCGCCGCTCCCACAGGAACCTTCTCGTGGTCGGCGCCGATCCGGCCTCCCCGTCCGGTACCACGGGTCCGCCGACCACCACCCTCGCCACCGCCTTCGGTGAACTGGGTTACGCGGCGACCGCGCTGTCCACCGGCACCGCACCCACCCAGGCGAAGATCGCCGAGGCGGTGGCGGCGGCACAGGGCAAGGACGCGGTGATCGTGGGGACGTACAACGTCTCGGCGACCAGCTCGCAGCGCACCCTGGTCGGCGCCCTCGTGGCGACCGGCGTCCCGGTGATCACGCTCGCGATCCGCAACCCGTACGACATCGCCCAGCTGCCCGCGCACGCGGCGAGCCTGGCCGCCTACTCCTGGACGGACGTCGAACTGCGGGCGGCCGCCCGGGTGATCGCGGGCCGCGCGGACCCACAGGGCAGGCTGCCGGTCCCGGTGCAGCGGGCGAACGACCCGACGCAGGTGCTGTACCCGGTCGGCTACGGGCTGACGTACTGA
- a CDS encoding LysR family transcriptional regulator: MLDLSRLRALHAISVHGSVAGAAAALGYTPSAVSQQITKLERETRTTLLERRGRGVALTEEALHLAATAQQLLAIVERAETTLEERRGLPTGRLSIGAFASAARGLLPGVLAELGQDHPALDVRLTEVDPHLSVDLVAKGVIDLAVAHDWDIAPLPAPEGVAQAVIGDDRCDLLVPEGHRLAGRDAVRREELAKERWICQPPGTVCHDWLVRTLRAAGYEPDIRYQAEENHTQLALLAAGLGVAMIPRLGRGPLPDGVVAVRLDPVPVRRLYAVWRTEAARRPAITAAVTALQGRGARVGLV, translated from the coding sequence GTGCTCGATCTGTCCCGACTGCGCGCCCTGCACGCCATCTCCGTCCACGGCTCCGTCGCGGGCGCCGCGGCAGCTCTCGGTTACACCCCGTCGGCGGTCTCCCAGCAGATCACCAAGCTGGAGCGGGAGACCCGCACCACACTGCTGGAACGGCGTGGCCGCGGTGTCGCGCTCACCGAGGAGGCACTCCATCTCGCCGCCACCGCACAGCAGTTGCTGGCGATCGTGGAGCGTGCCGAGACCACGCTGGAGGAGCGTCGGGGGCTGCCCACCGGGCGGCTGTCGATCGGTGCTTTCGCCTCAGCGGCGCGCGGTCTGCTGCCCGGTGTGCTGGCCGAGCTGGGGCAGGACCACCCGGCTCTGGACGTCCGGCTGACCGAGGTCGATCCGCATCTGTCCGTCGATCTGGTGGCCAAGGGCGTGATCGACCTGGCGGTCGCGCACGACTGGGACATCGCCCCGCTGCCTGCCCCGGAGGGCGTGGCACAGGCGGTGATCGGCGACGACCGGTGCGATCTGCTGGTACCCGAGGGTCACCGGCTCGCCGGGCGGGACGCGGTGCGGCGCGAGGAGCTGGCGAAGGAGCGGTGGATCTGCCAGCCGCCGGGGACGGTCTGCCACGACTGGCTCGTACGGACGCTCCGGGCGGCGGGTTACGAACCGGACATCCGGTATCAGGCGGAGGAGAACCACACCCAGCTGGCGCTGCTCGCCGCCGGTCTCGGCGTCGCGATGATCCCGCGGCTGGGGCGTGGGCCGCTGCCGGACGGGGTGGTGGCGGTGCGGCTCGATCCCGTGCCGGTGCGGAGGCTGTACGCGGTGTGGCGTACGGAGGCGGCCCGGCGGCCGGCGATCACGGCGGCGGTGACGGCCCTTCAGGGGCGGGGCGCGAGGGTGGGGCTGGTGTAG
- a CDS encoding EamA family transporter — protein MRPLHIALAALVAAVWGVNFVVIEVGLGHFPPLLFSALRFLVAALPAVFFVGRPKVAGKWIVGVGLVLGVAKFGLLFIGMDRGMPAGLSSLVLQVQAVFTALFAALALGERPGRVRVLGMAVALAGIGVAAVDEGASGPVLAFVLVIAAAACWGVSNVLTRKAAPPDSLNFMVWVSTVPVLPLLGLSLLFEGWDRDADALAALDWSGVGIIVYVAWITTVFGFGAWGFLLRHHPASSVAPFTLLVPVFGMSSAALLLDESVSPLRWCAAALLVGGVALTSLAGTRRPRPATTETAEPQPAGA, from the coding sequence ATGCGTCCCCTTCACATAGCCCTGGCCGCCCTGGTGGCTGCCGTCTGGGGTGTCAACTTCGTCGTCATCGAGGTCGGTCTCGGCCACTTCCCGCCGCTGCTCTTCTCCGCCCTGCGCTTCCTGGTCGCCGCGCTGCCCGCGGTGTTCTTCGTCGGACGCCCCAAGGTCGCCGGCAAGTGGATCGTGGGCGTCGGACTCGTCCTCGGAGTGGCGAAGTTCGGACTGCTCTTCATCGGCATGGACCGGGGGATGCCGGCCGGGCTCTCCTCCCTGGTGCTTCAGGTCCAGGCGGTCTTCACGGCCCTGTTCGCGGCGCTGGCACTCGGCGAACGACCGGGCAGGGTCAGGGTGCTGGGGATGGCGGTGGCGCTCGCGGGCATCGGGGTGGCGGCGGTCGACGAGGGCGCGAGCGGCCCCGTGCTCGCCTTCGTCCTGGTGATCGCGGCGGCGGCCTGCTGGGGCGTGTCCAACGTCCTGACCCGCAAGGCCGCCCCGCCGGACTCGCTCAACTTCATGGTGTGGGTCTCGACCGTGCCCGTACTGCCGCTGCTCGGTCTCTCCCTCCTCTTCGAAGGCTGGGACCGCGACGCGGACGCGCTTGCCGCGCTGGACTGGAGCGGTGTCGGGATCATCGTGTACGTCGCCTGGATCACGACGGTCTTCGGCTTCGGGGCGTGGGGCTTCCTGCTGCGTCACCACCCGGCGTCGTCCGTGGCGCCGTTCACCCTGCTCGTCCCGGTCTTCGGGATGTCATCGGCGGCGCTGCTGCTCGACGAGTCGGTGAGCCCCTTGCGGTGGTGTGCGGCGGCGCTGCTGGTGGGCGGGGTGGCGCTGACATCCCTGGCGGGGACGCGCCGGCCGCGTCCCGCGACGACGGAGACCGCGGAACCGCAGCCGGCGGGTGCCTGA
- a CDS encoding sugar phosphate isomerase/epimerase, with the protein MKLAFSTLGVPGMPVADVIRLAVEHGYQGVELRAHPEEPVHPGLSSAERAGVADEFKRGGVEILTVAGYVRVAAEGDDQPVLDELVGLVELARDLGASNVRVFPGGGGLDPDTADANAARRLGAAAPYAADLGVRILLETHDSHRAGAAVARVVGTVGHRQVGALWDVMHTWLAGEEPVASHAVLAPHLGYVQVKDIASADDLTPLPLGAGVLPLRACLDTLDPDSWVCWEYEKRWHPGAADLPGLLSAGRDHLLRLGAPKE; encoded by the coding sequence GTGAAGCTCGCTTTCTCGACCCTCGGAGTGCCGGGGATGCCGGTCGCCGACGTCATCCGGCTCGCCGTCGAGCACGGCTATCAGGGGGTGGAGCTGCGCGCCCATCCCGAGGAGCCGGTGCACCCGGGGCTCTCGTCGGCCGAACGCGCCGGTGTGGCCGACGAGTTCAAGCGGGGCGGCGTCGAGATCCTGACCGTAGCCGGGTACGTCCGGGTCGCCGCCGAGGGGGACGACCAGCCGGTGCTGGACGAGCTCGTCGGCCTGGTGGAGCTGGCGCGGGATCTCGGCGCGTCGAATGTCCGGGTCTTCCCCGGCGGTGGCGGGCTGGACCCGGACACGGCCGATGCGAACGCCGCCCGCAGGCTGGGCGCGGCCGCTCCGTACGCCGCCGATCTGGGCGTGCGGATCCTCCTGGAGACCCATGACTCGCACCGGGCCGGGGCCGCCGTGGCCCGTGTCGTGGGGACGGTCGGGCACCGGCAGGTCGGTGCGCTGTGGGACGTCATGCACACCTGGCTGGCCGGCGAGGAGCCGGTCGCGAGCCATGCGGTCCTCGCCCCGCACCTGGGATACGTACAGGTGAAGGACATCGCGTCGGCGGACGACCTCACTCCGCTGCCCCTCGGCGCCGGGGTGCTGCCGCTCCGGGCCTGCCTGGACACCCTGGACCCGGACAGCTGGGTCTGCTGGGAGTACGAGAAGCGCTGGCACCCGGGCGCGGCCGACCTGCCCGGGCTGCTGAGCGCGGGACGCGACCATCTGCTGCGGCTGGGCGCGCCGAAGGAGTAG
- a CDS encoding LacI family DNA-binding transcriptional regulator, whose protein sequence is MTVTLADVAARARVSPATVSRVLNGNYPVAASTRERVLRAVDDLDYVLNGPASSLAAATSDLVGILVNDIADPFFGIMAGAAQTEIGGPGDGSGRAGGEKLAVICNTGGSPERELTYLTLLQRQRAAAVILTGGAVEDPAHQASMNAKLAKLADAGTRVVLCGRPPLPEGETIVAALAFDNRGGGRRLTEHLLSLGHRRIGYVAGPPERTTTRHRLEGHREAMQDAGLGGDEERLTVHGPYARRSGYDATLELLRREPEVTAIVAANDTVALGASAAIRDRGFRIPEDISVAGFDDLPFSVDAVPALTTVRLPLFEAGARAGRLAMGKETPPPGGIATIAAELMVRGSTAPPRK, encoded by the coding sequence ATGACAGTCACCCTGGCGGATGTGGCGGCTCGCGCCCGGGTGTCGCCCGCCACCGTCTCCCGCGTGCTCAACGGCAACTACCCGGTCGCGGCATCCACCCGGGAACGGGTGCTGCGCGCGGTGGACGACCTCGACTACGTACTGAACGGACCGGCCAGTTCACTCGCCGCCGCCACGTCCGACCTGGTCGGCATCCTGGTCAACGACATCGCCGACCCGTTCTTCGGAATCATGGCCGGGGCTGCGCAGACCGAGATCGGCGGGCCGGGCGACGGCTCCGGACGCGCCGGGGGCGAGAAGCTCGCCGTCATCTGCAACACCGGCGGCTCCCCCGAACGCGAACTCACCTACCTCACCCTGCTCCAGCGTCAGCGCGCCGCAGCCGTCATCCTCACCGGCGGCGCCGTGGAGGACCCGGCGCACCAGGCCTCGATGAACGCGAAGCTGGCGAAACTCGCGGACGCGGGGACCCGGGTGGTGCTGTGCGGGCGGCCCCCGCTGCCGGAGGGCGAGACGATCGTGGCGGCGCTCGCCTTCGACAACCGGGGCGGTGGCCGGCGCCTCACCGAGCATCTGCTCTCGCTCGGCCACCGGCGGATCGGTTATGTCGCGGGCCCACCGGAGCGGACGACGACCCGTCACCGGCTGGAAGGCCACCGCGAGGCGATGCAGGATGCCGGGCTGGGCGGCGACGAGGAGCGCCTCACCGTGCACGGCCCGTACGCCCGCCGCTCCGGTTACGACGCGACGCTCGAACTCCTGCGCCGGGAACCGGAGGTGACGGCGATCGTCGCCGCCAACGACACGGTGGCCCTGGGCGCGAGCGCGGCGATCCGGGACCGCGGCTTCCGCATCCCCGAGGACATCTCCGTGGCAGGCTTCGACGACCTGCCGTTCTCGGTGGACGCGGTCCCTGCCCTGACGACCGTACGACTGCCGCTGTTCGAGGCGGGGGCCCGGGCGGGCCGGCTGGCGATGGGCAAGGAGACCCCGCCGCCGGGTGGCATCGCGACGATCGCGGCGGAACTGATGGTCCGGGGGTCGACGGCGCCGCCGCGGAAGTGA
- a CDS encoding Gfo/Idh/MocA family protein yields the protein MTRRTVRIAMNGVTGRMGYRQHLVRSILAIREQGGLDLGDGEVLWPEPVLVGRRAHALEELAAQHGLTEWSTDLDAVLADESIDIYFDAQVTSARVEAIKKAIAAGKHIYTEKPTATDVDGALELARLARDAGIKHGVVQDKIFLPGLLKLKRLIDGGFFGEILSVRGEFGYWVFEGDWQEAQRPSWNYRAEDGGGIVVDMFPHWEYVLHELFGQVTTVQAHVQTHIPQRWDEQGKPYAATADDAAYGIFQLASGAVAQINSSWAVRVNRDELVEFQVDGTHGSAVAGLRNCRVQHRSATPKPVWNPDLPVTEPFRDQWQEVPDNTVFDNGFKAQWELFLRHIVLDEPYTWDLMAGARGVQLAELGLKSSAEGRRFDVPELTL from the coding sequence GTGACACGCAGGACAGTGCGCATCGCCATGAACGGCGTCACGGGTCGCATGGGATACCGGCAGCACCTGGTGCGCTCGATCCTCGCGATCCGCGAGCAGGGCGGCCTCGACCTCGGCGACGGCGAGGTGCTGTGGCCCGAACCCGTCCTCGTCGGCCGCCGCGCGCACGCGCTGGAGGAACTCGCCGCTCAGCACGGCCTGACCGAGTGGTCGACCGACCTCGACGCGGTCCTCGCGGACGAGTCGATCGACATCTACTTCGACGCCCAGGTCACCTCGGCCCGGGTCGAAGCGATCAAGAAGGCGATCGCCGCGGGCAAGCACATCTACACCGAGAAGCCCACCGCGACCGACGTGGACGGCGCCCTGGAGCTGGCCCGCCTCGCCCGCGACGCCGGGATAAAGCACGGCGTCGTCCAGGACAAGATCTTCCTGCCGGGTCTGCTGAAGCTGAAGCGCCTCATCGACGGCGGCTTCTTCGGCGAGATCCTCTCCGTGCGCGGCGAGTTCGGCTACTGGGTCTTCGAAGGCGACTGGCAGGAGGCCCAGCGCCCGTCCTGGAACTACCGGGCCGAGGACGGCGGAGGCATCGTCGTCGACATGTTCCCGCACTGGGAGTACGTACTCCACGAGCTGTTCGGCCAGGTCACGACCGTACAGGCGCATGTCCAGACGCACATCCCGCAGCGCTGGGACGAGCAGGGGAAGCCGTACGCCGCCACCGCCGACGACGCCGCCTACGGCATCTTCCAGCTGGCGAGCGGCGCCGTCGCCCAGATCAACTCCTCCTGGGCCGTGCGCGTCAACCGCGACGAGCTCGTCGAGTTCCAGGTCGACGGAACCCACGGCTCCGCCGTCGCCGGCCTCCGTAACTGCCGCGTCCAGCACCGCTCGGCCACGCCCAAGCCGGTCTGGAACCCCGACCTCCCGGTCACCGAGCCGTTCCGCGACCAGTGGCAGGAAGTCCCCGACAACACCGTCTTCGACAACGGCTTCAAGGCTCAGTGGGAGCTCTTCCTGCGCCACATCGTGCTCGACGAGCCGTACACCTGGGACCTGATGGCCGGTGCCCGCGGCGTGCAGCTCGCCGAGCTCGGGCTCAAGTCCTCCGCCGAGGGCCGGCGCTTCGACGTACCGGAGCTGACGCTGTGA
- a CDS encoding dihydrodipicolinate synthase family protein, with amino-acid sequence MTIHLPQGPYEPRTTPLDLAPGGSPLVSRTVFSAAHVVADPYADVSPDGPAAVDWDATLAFRRHLWSHGLGVAEAMDTAQRGMGLDWAGAAELIRRSAAEAKAVGGRIACGVGTDQLAAGPATLGEVKAAYEEQLTLVEESGAQAILMASRALAAAANGPEDYLETYAHLLRQASEPVVLHWLGPMFDPALEGYWGSTDLDAATDTFLKVIAEHPDKVDGIKISLLDAGREIDVRRRLPGGVRCYTGDDFNYPELIAGDDRGFSHALLGIFDPLGPLAAHAVRVLDTGDVQGFRELLDPTIELSRHLFRTPTRFYKTGVVFLAWLAGHQDHFTMVGGLQSARSLPHLAKAYELADRLGLFPDPELAESRMRALLTVNGGVR; translated from the coding sequence GTGACGATCCACCTCCCGCAGGGCCCCTACGAGCCCCGCACCACCCCGCTCGACCTCGCCCCGGGCGGGTCACCGCTCGTCTCCCGTACGGTCTTCTCCGCCGCGCATGTCGTCGCCGACCCGTACGCCGATGTCAGCCCCGACGGCCCCGCCGCTGTCGACTGGGACGCCACCCTCGCCTTCCGTCGCCACCTCTGGTCGCACGGCCTCGGCGTCGCCGAAGCCATGGACACCGCACAGCGCGGCATGGGCCTGGACTGGGCGGGCGCCGCCGAACTGATCCGCCGCTCCGCCGCCGAGGCGAAGGCGGTCGGCGGCCGGATCGCCTGCGGCGTCGGTACCGACCAACTTGCCGCCGGCCCGGCCACGCTCGGCGAGGTGAAGGCCGCGTACGAGGAACAGCTCACCCTGGTCGAGGAGAGCGGCGCCCAGGCCATCCTGATGGCGTCCCGCGCCCTCGCCGCCGCCGCGAACGGCCCCGAGGACTACCTGGAGACGTACGCACACCTGCTGCGCCAGGCCTCGGAGCCGGTCGTCCTGCACTGGCTCGGCCCGATGTTCGACCCGGCTCTGGAGGGCTACTGGGGTTCGACGGACCTCGACGCGGCAACCGACACGTTCCTGAAGGTCATCGCGGAACACCCGGACAAGGTCGACGGCATCAAGATCTCGCTCCTCGACGCCGGGCGTGAGATCGACGTACGCCGCCGCCTGCCCGGTGGGGTGCGCTGCTACACCGGCGACGACTTCAACTACCCCGAACTGATCGCGGGCGACGACCGCGGCTTCAGCCACGCGCTGCTCGGCATCTTCGACCCGCTCGGTCCGCTGGCCGCCCACGCGGTCCGCGTCCTGGACACCGGGGACGTCCAGGGCTTCCGGGAACTCCTCGACCCGACCATCGAGTTGTCCCGGCACCTCTTCCGGACGCCCACCCGCTTCTACAAGACGGGCGTGGTCTTCCTCGCCTGGCTGGCAGGCCACCAGGACCACTTCACGATGGTCGGCGGCCTCCAGTCCGCCCGCTCGCTTCCGCACCTGGCGAAGGCGTACGAACTCGCCGACCGGCTGGGCCTGTTCCCCGACCCGGAGCTGGCCGAATCCCGGATGCGCGCCCTGCTCACGGTCAACGGAGGTGTCCGATGA
- a CDS encoding sugar phosphate isomerase/epimerase family protein has translation MTDLSRLSINQETIKQWSLPELTEGCVKAGIDKVGLWRAPVQGYGVERTAQLLADAGISVTSLCRGGFFTALDPAERARALDDNRAAIDEAAALSTDTLVLVSGGLPAGSRDLHGARGRIAEALAELGPYAQERGVRLAIEPLHPMFASDRCVVSTLSQALDIAERFPAEQVGVVVDTYHIWWDDQAAAQIARAGAGGRIHSFQLADWITPLPAGVLVGRGQLGDGSVDFRAFREMVEATGFTGPIEVEIFNEGLWARDGAEVLAEVAARYVEHAC, from the coding sequence ATGACGGATCTGTCGCGTCTGAGCATCAACCAGGAGACCATCAAGCAGTGGTCGCTGCCCGAGCTCACCGAGGGCTGCGTCAAGGCGGGCATCGACAAGGTCGGTCTGTGGCGGGCCCCCGTCCAGGGCTACGGAGTCGAGCGCACCGCCCAACTCCTCGCCGACGCCGGGATCTCCGTCACCAGCCTCTGCCGGGGCGGCTTCTTCACCGCACTCGACCCGGCCGAACGGGCCCGCGCCCTGGACGACAACCGCGCCGCGATCGACGAGGCGGCGGCGCTGTCCACCGACACCCTGGTCCTGGTCTCCGGCGGCCTCCCGGCGGGCAGCCGCGACCTGCACGGCGCCCGCGGACGCATCGCGGAAGCGCTCGCCGAGCTGGGCCCGTACGCGCAGGAACGAGGCGTCCGCCTGGCGATCGAACCGCTGCACCCGATGTTCGCCTCGGACCGTTGCGTCGTCTCCACCCTGTCCCAGGCCCTGGACATCGCCGAGCGCTTCCCGGCGGAGCAGGTCGGCGTGGTCGTCGACACGTACCACATCTGGTGGGACGACCAGGCGGCCGCCCAGATCGCCCGGGCCGGTGCGGGCGGCCGTATCCACTCGTTCCAGCTGGCGGACTGGATCACCCCGCTCCCGGCGGGCGTACTGGTCGGACGGGGCCAACTGGGCGACGGTAGCGTCGACTTCCGCGCGTTCCGCGAGATGGTCGAGGCCACCGGCTTCACCGGTCCGATCGAGGTGGAGATCTTCAACGAGGGCCTGTGGGCGCGCGACGGCGCCGAAGTTCTCGCGGAGGTCGCGGCCCGGTACGTCGAGCACGCCTGCTGA
- a CDS encoding transglycosylase SLT domain-containing protein gives MQIPAMSKKFAHMTQIKKITLGMVTAGTAIAACTVAGAPAASAATPAQSTGNVSTWINQSLEIMHAKGIPGSYNGIYRNLMRESSGNPNAINNWDSNAAKGIPSKGLLQVIDPTFKTYHVDGTSWNIYDPVANITAACNYAAHRYGSIDNVNSAY, from the coding sequence ATGCAGATCCCCGCGATGTCCAAGAAGTTCGCTCACATGACCCAGATCAAGAAGATCACGCTGGGCATGGTCACCGCCGGTACCGCGATCGCCGCCTGCACCGTCGCCGGTGCCCCGGCCGCCTCGGCAGCCACCCCCGCCCAGTCCACCGGCAACGTCAGCACCTGGATCAACCAGTCGCTGGAGATCATGCACGCCAAGGGCATCCCAGGCTCCTACAACGGCATCTACCGCAACCTGATGCGTGAGTCGAGCGGCAACCCGAACGCGATCAACAACTGGGACTCCAACGCCGCCAAGGGCATACCGTCCAAGGGCCTGCTCCAGGTCATCGACCCGACCTTCAAGACGTACCACGTGGACGGCACCTCGTGGAACATCTACGATCCGGTCGCCAACATCACCGCCGCCTGCAACTACGCGGCCCACCGCTACGGCTCGATCGACAACGTCAACTCGGCCTACTGA